The following proteins are co-located in the Dyadobacter chenwenxiniae genome:
- a CDS encoding ATP-binding protein, whose product MSLTKSAWKFHSGDDTRWASPNFADSSWQTLSATDFGKGKYTRSSAPKSWTGFGWFRLWVKKESPDLTNSWGLKLNHDAASETYLDGKKIMSFGRLGNSKQTMQAVREPNVAIPLAITDTLPHLIAIRFSNFEAFYPNFIGFDAQIQDLHQMNRRLTADQRFMDQLLMSVAAACTLVLLHLLLFAFYPKQRIHLCYVFYVSMIALGLYARYETIVTTDPAMQVFYTKVFLCFVSMNLAFGALLLYSAGYSTLPRKKIIAVFAISIPVTFLAVWNWYDLWYDKILSNLHNLYLLLFILVFYTDAFLAVLREMRKGRKTLWLIAAGVIFHFVSGILIGANVFNWFTLPEVMLAFAWGNLVVPALFTIYLALEVAGTNRFLAKQLIETRDLAAANLAQEQEKQRLILAHTTELEETVLKRTAQVREQADRLQEMDAAKSRFFINLTHEFKTPLSLIINPARELLNNPDPKVAQQYAGYILQNSNRLLQLINQLLDLGRLESGQIELEVKPVDIVAMIRIHVAQFHSLATNQNIRLDFFTETETLVIEEDADKLEKIIQNLISNAIKFSHKEGQVTVLFKLLAGEQFEIRVEDQGIGIPQAKLPFIFDRFYQADSSDTRTREGAGIGLALVKELVTLLGGTITVESSESNGSVFAVRLPYRLSENEAELTPYPEPRVPYVNGSQEVAGQLSAGSLPVILLIEDNQQLNEFIRTTLSEKYSVLTAEDGQAGIDLALAEIPALIITDLMMPVKNGYEVCAELKADERSSHIPIVMLTAKADQDSRIHGLETGADAYLGKPFDNKELQAVIENLLRQRKALQEKYSQNYRWLTHSEEMPSVEKAFLDKIRTVIEQNLDDEQISTDWVGRQVGLSRAQLHRKLKALINQSPGEFVRSIRMQKAHELLGNKAGTIAEISYMVGYGNPANFSTSFSKHFGYPPSSVSIEKQ is encoded by the coding sequence TTGTCCTTAACCAAATCGGCCTGGAAATTCCATTCCGGGGACGATACCAGATGGGCTAGTCCTAATTTCGCCGACAGTAGTTGGCAGACCCTTTCGGCAACAGACTTTGGAAAGGGAAAATACACCAGATCCTCAGCGCCTAAGAGTTGGACCGGTTTTGGCTGGTTTAGATTATGGGTCAAAAAGGAAAGTCCGGATTTAACAAACAGCTGGGGTTTGAAACTGAACCACGACGCAGCTTCGGAAACTTATCTGGATGGTAAAAAGATCATGTCTTTTGGCCGGCTGGGAAATTCAAAACAGACCATGCAAGCCGTACGGGAGCCAAATGTGGCGATTCCGCTCGCTATCACGGATACGCTGCCGCATTTGATCGCAATCCGGTTCAGCAACTTTGAGGCATTTTATCCAAATTTTATCGGCTTTGATGCGCAAATCCAGGATCTGCATCAAATGAACCGCAGGCTCACGGCCGATCAAAGATTTATGGACCAGCTCCTGATGAGCGTGGCTGCTGCTTGTACGCTGGTGCTGCTGCATTTGCTGTTGTTTGCATTCTATCCCAAACAGCGGATCCATTTGTGTTATGTGTTCTATGTTTCGATGATTGCGCTGGGACTCTATGCCCGGTATGAGACCATTGTCACGACCGACCCTGCGATGCAGGTGTTCTATACAAAAGTGTTTTTATGCTTTGTTTCCATGAACCTTGCGTTTGGCGCATTGCTACTTTATTCGGCGGGTTACAGCACATTGCCACGTAAAAAGATCATCGCGGTTTTTGCTATCTCCATTCCTGTTACTTTCCTGGCTGTCTGGAATTGGTATGACCTTTGGTATGATAAAATCCTAAGTAACCTTCATAATTTATATCTGCTGCTATTTATCCTGGTCTTTTACACCGATGCCTTTCTTGCCGTTCTTAGGGAAATGCGAAAAGGCAGAAAGACATTGTGGCTGATTGCTGCGGGTGTAATCTTTCATTTTGTGTCCGGAATCTTGATTGGTGCCAATGTTTTTAACTGGTTTACACTGCCGGAGGTAATGCTTGCATTCGCGTGGGGAAATCTGGTCGTGCCCGCGCTTTTTACGATTTACCTGGCTTTGGAAGTGGCTGGGACCAATCGTTTTCTGGCAAAGCAGCTCATTGAAACCCGCGACCTTGCAGCAGCCAATCTAGCCCAGGAACAGGAAAAACAAAGGCTGATCCTGGCACACACAACGGAGCTGGAAGAAACTGTTTTGAAAAGAACCGCTCAGGTAAGAGAACAAGCCGATCGGTTACAGGAGATGGACGCTGCCAAATCACGTTTTTTTATCAATCTCACGCATGAATTCAAAACCCCGCTTTCCCTGATCATCAATCCTGCCAGAGAACTACTGAATAACCCCGATCCGAAGGTCGCTCAGCAATATGCCGGATATATCCTGCAAAACAGCAATCGGCTTTTACAGCTTATTAATCAGTTACTTGACTTGGGAAGGTTAGAGTCCGGGCAAATTGAACTGGAAGTAAAGCCGGTTGATATTGTTGCTATGATCCGCATTCATGTTGCCCAATTTCATTCTCTGGCTACAAACCAGAATATTCGTCTGGATTTCTTTACGGAGACTGAAACCCTCGTTATCGAGGAAGATGCTGACAAACTTGAAAAGATCATTCAAAACCTGATCAGCAATGCAATCAAATTCAGTCATAAGGAGGGGCAGGTGACAGTCTTATTTAAACTGCTCGCTGGAGAGCAGTTTGAGATTAGGGTAGAGGATCAGGGGATTGGCATTCCGCAGGCAAAGTTGCCGTTTATTTTCGACCGGTTTTATCAGGCCGACAGCAGCGACACCCGGACCAGGGAAGGCGCGGGAATAGGTTTGGCGCTGGTCAAGGAACTCGTAACCTTACTTGGAGGAACCATTACGGTAGAAAGTTCCGAGTCAAATGGAAGCGTCTTCGCCGTCCGGCTGCCTTACCGATTGAGTGAAAACGAAGCTGAACTAACGCCTTACCCGGAACCACGGGTTCCTTATGTCAACGGAAGTCAAGAAGTCGCTGGGCAGCTGTCCGCAGGTTCGTTACCAGTGATCCTGCTCATTGAAGACAACCAGCAATTGAATGAATTTATCCGTACAACCCTGTCCGAAAAATATTCGGTTTTGACAGCCGAAGACGGGCAAGCCGGGATTGATCTTGCATTAGCAGAAATCCCTGCGTTGATCATCACGGATTTAATGATGCCGGTTAAAAATGGCTACGAGGTTTGTGCGGAACTGAAAGCAGACGAGCGCAGCAGCCATATTCCCATTGTCATGCTTACAGCCAAGGCGGATCAGGACAGCCGGATCCATGGTCTGGAAACGGGTGCAGACGCGTATCTGGGCAAGCCTTTTGATAACAAGGAATTGCAGGCGGTGATCGAAAACCTGCTTCGGCAACGCAAGGCTTTGCAAGAAAAATACAGTCAGAATTACCGTTGGCTTACCCATTCAGAAGAAATGCCTTCGGTTGAGAAGGCATTTCTTGACAAAATCAGGACAGTTATCGAACAAAATCTGGATGATGAACAAATCAGCACGGATTGGGTTGGCAGACAGGTCGGCCTGAGCCGGGCGCAACTGCACCGTAAATTAAAAGCCTTGATTAACCAAAGTCCGGGAGAGTTTGTCCGTAGCATCCGCATGCAGAAAGCGCATGAACTTTTGGGAAACAAAGCCGGGACGATCGCCGAAATTTCCTACATGGTCGGATACGGCAACCCCGCCAATTTTTCAACCAGCTTTTCTAAGCACTTTGGCTATCCACCCAGTTCAGTGAGCATTGAAAAGCAGTAA
- a CDS encoding vanadium-dependent haloperoxidase, which yields MKKLRLLAILTVVSVFAACNRSNGVEPGDESRKVPHLKEYSNQVILDWNQVAFNAMGGATYQHSLVASRLNAMVHLAMHDALNAIAPAFKTYALQKRDAAADPITAAATAAHDILLASFPDKKAMLDSALTVSLSVVKEGDKLTRGKAIGKEAAAGIIGLRKDDGELQDPIAGVEPSTVPGIFQGVPPMAFVFAPFWKTMKPFGLTKVDQFRVAPHPTLTSKAYADGFEEVKKMGDLASTSRSAEQTSYAKFWYEFSEIGWNRVARTAAASGKLDLIGTARLFALLNMALADSYTAGWDSKFHYNFWRPYTAIRQAEKDGNNATSPNATWEPLLPTPPVQDYPSTHSALGNAAATVLAGILGDKVSFSMPSTTADPAKPTRSFGSFSEAAKENADSRVMAGLHFRFSCDAGLDLGSNVGSWILKNHLQPQAD from the coding sequence ATGAAAAAATTACGATTATTAGCCATTTTAACAGTAGTGTCGGTCTTTGCAGCATGCAACCGATCAAATGGAGTTGAGCCCGGCGACGAATCCCGCAAGGTTCCTCATTTAAAGGAATATTCCAATCAGGTGATCCTGGATTGGAACCAGGTCGCCTTCAACGCGATGGGTGGTGCAACCTACCAGCATTCACTGGTCGCGTCCCGACTGAATGCAATGGTGCACCTGGCCATGCACGACGCTTTGAACGCCATTGCCCCGGCTTTCAAAACCTATGCGTTGCAGAAGCGCGACGCTGCCGCCGACCCGATCACCGCAGCCGCCACCGCAGCACACGATATCTTGCTGGCTTCTTTTCCTGACAAAAAAGCCATGCTCGATTCCGCACTGACAGTCTCACTTTCGGTTGTGAAGGAAGGTGATAAGCTTACCCGCGGAAAAGCAATTGGAAAGGAAGCAGCAGCCGGAATCATCGGTCTCCGTAAAGACGATGGTGAATTGCAGGACCCGATCGCCGGGGTGGAACCTTCGACCGTACCGGGTATTTTCCAGGGAGTACCGCCAATGGCATTTGTTTTCGCCCCTTTTTGGAAAACAATGAAACCATTTGGACTTACGAAAGTTGACCAATTTCGCGTGGCGCCGCACCCGACATTGACCAGCAAAGCGTACGCCGACGGATTTGAAGAGGTGAAGAAAATGGGCGATCTGGCCAGCACAAGCCGTTCAGCAGAGCAGACATCTTACGCAAAATTCTGGTACGAGTTCTCGGAAATTGGCTGGAACCGTGTAGCAAGGACCGCAGCAGCTTCCGGCAAACTGGACCTGATCGGAACGGCACGGCTGTTTGCATTGCTTAATATGGCACTTGCTGACTCTTACACGGCAGGTTGGGATTCCAAATTTCACTACAACTTCTGGCGTCCGTATACAGCTATCCGTCAGGCCGAAAAGGATGGGAACAATGCCACTTCTCCCAATGCAACCTGGGAGCCTTTGTTACCAACCCCTCCGGTGCAAGATTACCCGTCTACCCACAGTGCACTTGGGAATGCAGCGGCAACGGTTCTGGCTGGGATACTTGGAGACAAGGTTTCATTTTCAATGCCTTCTACAACGGCGGACCCCGCAAAACCGACGAGAAGCTTTGGTAGTTTCAGTGAGGCAGCCAAAGAAAATGCCGATTCACGCGTCATGGCAGGGCTGCACTTTCGCTTCTCCTGCGATGCTGGTCTTGATCTTGGCAGTAATGTTGGCAGCTGGATCCTGAAAAACCACTTGCAACCGCAAGCCGATTAA
- a CDS encoding TonB-dependent receptor family protein, with protein MHKYTLFQVGSSLAVGFQLMHNDLHRRQLGQGTTGSDFDLSVTKPFGRDLHYKTKNAAFFIENQVRFTPKLLISPGLRIESGTTSMSGTISYYKPENVPNKIRHRFVLLGVTGQYQVTNDVQLYGGWSQAYRPVLFKDIIPASIYEKVDNNLKDASGYNSEIGVKGVWRGFHFNVGLFDLVYRNRMGSLVVSVEDGATQILRTNVGDSRHMGIEALIEGPLFHCGKFQTNLFSSVSHMDARYRNARISAGPDNKRIDGNKVESAPDWTIRNGVTAAYRTFRMTLQFSYVSKTFSDALNTPVAQSTGARGPVPAYHLWDLNASWLITNAISARISVNNLADKNYFTKRPTSYPGPGIWPSDGRTAVISLGVNI; from the coding sequence ATGCACAAGTATACACTATTCCAGGTCGGATCTTCCCTGGCGGTTGGTTTCCAGCTTATGCACAACGATCTCCATCGCAGACAGCTCGGGCAGGGCACGACCGGATCTGATTTTGATTTATCTGTCACAAAACCATTTGGGCGAGACTTGCATTACAAAACAAAAAATGCCGCATTCTTCATTGAAAATCAGGTTAGGTTCACTCCAAAACTGCTCATTTCACCAGGCTTGCGCATTGAAAGCGGCACGACGAGCATGTCGGGAACGATCAGCTACTATAAGCCTGAAAATGTTCCAAACAAGATCAGGCACCGGTTTGTACTTCTGGGCGTCACTGGTCAATACCAGGTCACCAATGATGTTCAGCTTTACGGCGGCTGGTCGCAGGCTTACCGGCCTGTCTTATTTAAAGACATTATTCCGGCAAGCATATATGAAAAGGTTGACAATAACCTGAAAGATGCGTCGGGTTACAACTCAGAAATCGGTGTGAAGGGTGTATGGCGAGGTTTTCACTTTAATGTCGGATTGTTTGACCTGGTTTATCGCAACCGGATGGGCAGCCTGGTTGTGAGCGTGGAAGATGGAGCCACGCAAATCCTCAGGACCAATGTGGGTGACAGCCGGCATATGGGCATAGAAGCGCTCATTGAAGGTCCGCTTTTCCATTGCGGAAAGTTTCAAACAAACTTGTTTTCATCGGTCTCCCACATGGACGCCCGCTACCGGAACGCCCGGATTTCAGCCGGGCCGGATAATAAGCGAATTGACGGGAACAAAGTGGAATCGGCGCCGGACTGGACGATCCGGAACGGCGTGACGGCAGCTTACAGAACATTCAGGATGACGCTTCAATTCAGCTATGTCAGCAAAACTTTCTCGGACGCACTCAACACTCCCGTGGCTCAATCCACCGGAGCCAGAGGGCCAGTGCCCGCATATCATTTGTGGGACTTGAATGCCAGCTGGCTGATAACGAATGCCATTTCAGCCAGAATCAGCGTCAATAATTTGGCCGACAAAAATTATTTCACCAAAAGACCTACCTCCTACCCCGGCCCGGGAATCTGGCCATCCGACGGAAGAACTGCCGTTATCTCGCTCGGTGTCAACATATAA
- a CDS encoding TonB-dependent receptor plug domain-containing protein: MKTPFPFTFILNTFFALLLSLLNSIDLIAQTDSVVNDPQRTHLLRELNVTDYRNRLTESLPEIRGTYLFAGKRSELIKLSDVDVNIAEKNGRQLFARIPGVFVYDMDGAGNQLNIATRGLDPHRSWEMNVRQNGILTNSDMYGYPASHYSAPMESISHIELVRGTASLQYGAQFGGMLNYVTKQADTTKTIGVESINSAGTYGLLSTYNALGGRIGKWTYYVYNYKRHSAGYREGSRSDANAQFASVQFQATRKIVWKAEVGRSAYIYKIPGPLTDSMFHENPKQASRQRNYFNPDIWVPSIVFDWKLSDRTQMTVTHSAVLGKRNSVQFDALANIKDTINPETGHFKTKTG; the protein is encoded by the coding sequence ATGAAAACGCCCTTCCCATTTACTTTTATCCTGAACACGTTTTTTGCCTTATTACTCAGCTTATTAAATTCAATTGATTTAATAGCTCAGACGGATTCGGTGGTGAATGATCCGCAACGCACCCATTTGCTCCGCGAATTGAATGTGACCGATTACCGTAACCGCCTCACCGAATCTCTGCCGGAAATCAGGGGTACTTATCTCTTTGCAGGAAAACGCAGTGAACTGATAAAGCTATCCGACGTAGACGTCAACATTGCCGAGAAAAACGGCAGGCAGCTTTTCGCCCGCATTCCGGGTGTATTTGTATATGACATGGATGGGGCTGGTAACCAGCTCAATATCGCGACTCGCGGCCTCGACCCGCATCGATCCTGGGAAATGAATGTCCGGCAAAATGGCATTTTGACCAACTCGGATATGTATGGCTATCCTGCAAGCCACTATTCCGCACCGATGGAAAGCATATCGCATATCGAGCTGGTACGTGGAACTGCCTCACTTCAATATGGCGCCCAGTTTGGAGGAATGCTCAATTATGTGACAAAACAGGCGGATACAACAAAAACGATCGGTGTTGAAAGCATCAATTCAGCTGGCACGTATGGATTATTGAGCACATACAATGCATTGGGTGGTAGGATTGGAAAATGGACTTACTATGTGTACAACTATAAAAGACATTCTGCGGGTTATCGCGAAGGCAGCCGCTCGGACGCTAATGCGCAATTTGCCAGCGTGCAGTTTCAGGCGACAAGAAAAATAGTATGGAAGGCCGAGGTGGGCAGATCGGCCTACATCTATAAAATACCCGGGCCTTTAACCGATTCTATGTTTCACGAAAATCCAAAGCAGGCCAGCCGGCAGCGAAACTATTTTAATCCGGACATCTGGGTTCCGTCCATTGTTTTTGACTGGAAATTATCGGACCGAACGCAAATGACGGTAACGCATTCGGCGGTTTTGGGAAAGAGGAATAGCGTCCAATTCGATGCATTGGCCAATATTAAGGACACGATCAATCCTGAAACAGGTCATTTCAAAACCAAGACAGGTTGA
- a CDS encoding cytochrome-c peroxidase → MKAKIVILICALPLVFIRSIMHEPEPTTSLELGKRLFFDPILSGNRSISCGSCHKENLAFADSLAVSPGVNGRLGTRNTPSAMNMRFQESFFWDGRATSLEQQVLIPIENPVEMDLPVDSAIARLNSDAFYRQSFLRIFKELPSKSSLAKALSDFERSLETNDSPFDDWRINDNEDAVSASAKRGFKLFNTKAKCIQCHFGPDFNNVEFRNIGLFDGKMHIDSGRSAITHQASDLGKFKIGSLRNISVTAPYMHNGMFKTLKEVINYYDNPEAILPNSMNRDSLLTGSLQLTEVEKQDIENFLISLTDRRFSK, encoded by the coding sequence GTGAAAGCAAAAATAGTCATACTGATCTGCGCCCTTCCGTTGGTTTTCATCCGCAGTATAATGCATGAACCCGAGCCGACCACTTCTTTGGAATTAGGAAAGCGGCTGTTTTTTGACCCGATATTATCCGGCAATCGCTCCATCAGCTGCGGTTCCTGTCATAAAGAAAACCTGGCCTTTGCAGATTCTCTGGCCGTTAGTCCGGGCGTGAATGGTCGGCTGGGAACAAGAAATACACCTTCGGCCATGAACATGCGCTTTCAGGAAAGTTTTTTCTGGGATGGAAGGGCCACAAGTTTGGAACAGCAGGTGCTGATCCCCATCGAAAATCCGGTTGAAATGGATTTGCCTGTGGATTCAGCCATTGCCCGCTTAAACTCCGATGCATTTTACCGGCAGTCGTTCCTGCGCATATTTAAAGAATTGCCGTCCAAAAGCAGTTTGGCAAAAGCGCTTTCTGATTTTGAACGCTCGCTGGAAACAAACGACAGTCCTTTTGACGACTGGCGCATCAACGACAATGAGGATGCAGTCAGCGCTTCTGCAAAAAGAGGATTCAAGCTATTTAACACCAAGGCCAAATGCATTCAATGCCACTTTGGGCCTGATTTCAATAACGTCGAGTTCAGAAACATTGGCTTATTCGATGGCAAAATGCACATAGATAGCGGCCGGTCAGCCATTACACATCAAGCTTCGGATCTTGGTAAATTCAAAATCGGCTCTTTAAGAAACATCTCCGTCACAGCGCCTTACATGCACAATGGAATGTTTAAAACATTGAAAGAAGTCATTAACTACTATGATAATCCCGAGGCGATCCTTCCCAACAGCATGAACCGGGATTCGCTTTTGACCGGATCTTTGCAGCTTACCGAAGTAGAAAAACAAGACATCGAAAATTTTCTGATCTCTCTAACGGACAGGCGGTTTTCAAAATGA
- a CDS encoding helix-turn-helix domain-containing protein yields MIPTEEITEKKPEKLSQKDVEVLQEVKEYLELNYLDDLSLNAIIKQFGLNAFKLKYGFKALFNTSVMRFVDDKKMNYAKQVLLHQCDQDVIDISDRLGYNHYSNFSLAFKRRFGYAPTQVKQTMSDN; encoded by the coding sequence ATGATACCAACGGAAGAAATAACGGAGAAAAAACCCGAGAAGCTGAGTCAGAAAGATGTCGAAGTTTTGCAAGAAGTTAAAGAATATCTGGAATTAAATTACCTCGACGATCTTTCGCTCAATGCCATTATCAAACAATTCGGACTAAATGCTTTTAAGCTGAAATACGGTTTCAAAGCACTTTTCAATACTTCGGTAATGCGGTTTGTTGATGATAAAAAAATGAACTACGCAAAGCAGGTCCTGCTTCACCAATGCGATCAGGATGTGATCGACATTTCCGATCGGCTGGGTTATAACCACTATTCCAATTTCAGTCTGGCATTCAAACGCAGGTTCGGCTATGCGCCTACGCAGGTGAAACAGACCATGTCTGACAACTGA
- a CDS encoding alpha/beta fold hydrolase, whose protein sequence is MKKEASIILIFLFIFCEKGICEKLLPVEKQIKISDDLTLHYVEQGAPDGDVVILLHGYSDSWHSYELVLPLLPKSLHVYAVSMRGHGNSSKPDGSYHPDVLAGDIVAFMQKLGIHKAAVVGHSLGATVAQSFATHYPEKTAAMVLVGAFAHFNKKVIYDFKSAVDSLQDPVDAAFAHEFQKSTLYRPVSGHFFETVVNESTKLPVRVWKAAVSAMITCNYLDNLQQISVPTLLIWGDQDVFTPIEDQQLLHKAIKGSKLRILKKVGHAVHWEEPERFSKDLVAFLGEAL, encoded by the coding sequence ATGAAAAAAGAAGCTTCTATCATTCTTATCTTCCTGTTTATCTTCTGCGAAAAAGGCATTTGTGAGAAGTTACTGCCTGTCGAAAAGCAGATCAAAATCAGTGACGATCTTACTTTGCATTATGTCGAACAAGGGGCGCCGGATGGCGACGTGGTGATCTTGCTGCACGGATATTCGGATTCCTGGCATTCCTACGAGCTCGTTCTGCCACTTTTACCCAAATCACTTCATGTATATGCCGTGTCTATGCGGGGCCACGGAAATTCTTCCAAACCCGACGGCAGTTATCATCCGGATGTCCTGGCAGGTGATATCGTCGCGTTCATGCAAAAACTTGGGATTCACAAAGCAGCTGTTGTCGGCCATTCTCTGGGCGCGACGGTTGCACAAAGCTTCGCCACGCATTATCCTGAGAAGACTGCCGCCATGGTATTAGTTGGCGCGTTTGCCCATTTCAATAAAAAGGTAATTTATGATTTCAAATCAGCGGTTGATTCGCTGCAAGATCCTGTGGACGCTGCGTTCGCTCATGAATTTCAAAAGAGCACATTGTACCGCCCGGTATCAGGCCATTTTTTTGAAACGGTGGTAAACGAGTCCACCAAACTTCCTGTGAGGGTTTGGAAAGCTGCGGTCAGCGCGATGATTACCTGCAACTACCTGGATAACCTGCAACAAATCTCAGTTCCTACCTTACTGATTTGGGGCGACCAGGATGTATTTACACCCATCGAAGATCAGCAGTTGCTTCACAAAGCCATTAAAGGTTCGAAACTGAGGATTCTCAAAAAGGTAGGCCACGCCGTGCATTGGGAAGAACCAGAACGGTTCTCGAAAGACCTTGTCGCTTTCTTAGGCGAGGCTCTTTGA